A window of Tripterygium wilfordii isolate XIE 37 chromosome 7, ASM1340144v1, whole genome shotgun sequence contains these coding sequences:
- the LOC120002858 gene encoding putative B3 domain-containing protein At5g58280 isoform X1, whose amino-acid sequence MAPDVVSEDNIYEEARRQRLHDNQKKFEELGVLKISKTLSNLTIPAKKSQPRQWKLKSQSTPTVEPRRSSRARNPVRSYSDDMAIDIPLLRKSNRSHSSSFSTSYLARPLDEVKIASFEERKKALHAAEKIQSSLQSENPSFVKSMVRSHVYSCFWLGLPSQFCKEHLSNRGSEMVLEDENGNEYDAVYIGSRAGLSGGWRGFALEHKLDDGDALVFELVEPTRLKIYIVRVSSLLSQRHNMNIEEKERSTVAQKRSKRNANLASNAFEHEKDGNPSSYKLRLQSRAVSGGNSEDANLKNNVANMKLKGDAKLSVKAIEHKTDDISSAQKLQEILAQHSAVREGKPEGFNLKNTGDEIPGPQKQLQNEAVISCKRQKIGSSVKADSPSKEMRYVEDEDNPAFKPRKKPVPRLFRKKLS is encoded by the exons ATGGCACCCGACGTCGTTTCCGAGGACAACATTTACGAAGAGGCACGCAGGCAACGCCTCCATGACAATCAGAAGAAGTTTGAG GAGTTGGGGGTTTTAAAAATCTCAAAAACACTGTCTAACCTCACTATTCCTGCGAAGAAGTCTCAG CCACGACAATGGAAGCTCAAATCGCAAAGTACTCCAACTGTTGAACCAAGACGTTCTTCCCGCGCCCGCAATCCTGTTCGTTCATACTCTGATGAT ATGGCAATAGACATTCCACTTTTGCGGAAGAGTAATAGGTCTCATTCGTCATCATTCTCAACAAG TTATCTTGCAAGGCCACTAGATGAAGTTAAAATTGCTTCATTTGAGGAACGCAAGAAGGCTCTCCATGCTGCGGAGAAGATCCAAAGTAGTCTACAATCAGAAAATCCATCTTTTGTCAAGTCCATGGTTCGCTCTCATGTTTATAGTTGTTTTTGGTTG GGGCTGCCTTCTCAGTTTTGCAAGGAACATCTATCCAACAGGGGATCAGAAATGGTTTTAGAGGATGAAAATGGCAATGAATATGATGCTGTCTACATTGGCAGCAGGGCTGGACTTAGTGGGGGCTGGAGAGGATTCGCATTGGAGCATAAACTAGATGATGGTGATGCCCTTGTATTTGAATTGGTTGAGCCAACAAGACTGAAG ATTTACATTGTTAGAGTATCATCCCTTTTAAGTCAGCGACACAACATGAATATCGAGGAGAAAGAACGTTCCACTGTTGCACAGAAAAGGTCAAAGAGGAATGCAAATCTTGcttcgaatgcttttgaacacgAGAAAGATGGCAATCCAAGTTCTTATAAGCTTCGGCTACAAAGCAGAGCAGTTAGTGGGGGAAATTCTGAGGATGCCAACCTAAAAAATAATGTTGCCAATATGAAGCTGAAAGGTGATGCAAAACTTTCTGTGAAAGCTATTGAACACAAGACTGATGACATTTCAAGTGCACAGAAGCTTCAGGAGATTCTGGCACAACATAGTGCAGTTAGGGAAGGAAAGCCTGAGGGTTTTAACCTGAAGAATACTGGTGATGAAATTCCAGGTCCTCAAAAGCAGCTACAGAACGAAGCAGTCATTTCATGTAAACGTCAAAAGATAGGCAGTTCAGTGAAAGCTGATAGTCCTTCGAAGGAGATGAGATatgttgaggatgaagataatcCAGCTTTCAAGCCAAGGAAAAAGCCTGTCCCAAGGCTATTCAGGAAGAAGTTATCGTAG
- the LOC120003106 gene encoding uncharacterized protein LOC120003106 yields MSIYRRRQQGRPSWTEIEIDSKDDDVDADKTSSSLATKAIRASSAAHRDSSLSSAYALDTSSPPAASAAANYSHSRVKDSNTISKLNDYTSLKSLNDPKHGFWGSLARKAKAFLEDDYSPQQSHSSDRTRRRTLDSATASKQHNPNHSHEGQPKVDSPTLQKGLGAITSSLNYIGTAVEEGLSKVENRTAEIIQDTRKHLRKKSSDFAAQNQGQAMNCSGIRLQPQMETNQELQLKASRDVAMAMAAKAKLLLRELKTVKADLAFAKERCAQLEEENRFLRENRQQGDSPEDDDLVRLQLETLLAEKARLAHENSIYARENRFLREVVEYHQLTMQDVVYLDEGTEEVTEVYPIKVVSNTPSIPSTLLSSSSSLPSNGSLHTNLQKTRDILPYASTSSDFAEGSQSAAPPSS; encoded by the exons ATGTCCATTTACCGAAGGAGGCAGCAGGGAAGACCTTCGTGGACCGAAATTGAAATTGATAGCAAAGATGATGACGTCGATGCTGATAAAACCTCTTCTTCGCTTGCAACCAAAGCCATAAGAGCGTCTTCTGCTGCTCACAGAGACTCTTCCCTCTCCTCTGCCTACGCTCTGGACACCTCCTCCCCTCCTGCTGCCTCTGCCGCCGCCAATTATTCTCATTCCCGTGTTAAG GATTCAAACACTATCTCGAAGCTTAATGACTATACCTCACTGAAATCCTTAAATGATCCCAAGCACGGATTTTGGGGTTCTTTGGCTAGAAAAGCAAAAGCCTTCCTGGAGGATGATTATTCACCACAGCAATCTCATTCGTCCGACAGAACAAGACGTCGAACGCTGGATTCAGCTACAGCATCCAAG CAACATAATCCAAATCACTCACATGAAGGCCAGCCAAAAGTAGACTCTCCTACATTGCAGAAAGGACTGGGTGCAATAACCTCTTCCCTAAATTATATTGGCACTGCTGTTGAG GAGGGTCTTAGCAAAGTAGAAAATCGAACTGCCGAAATCATTCAAGATACTCGTAAACACTTGAGGAAAAAGTCTAGCGACTTTGCAGCACAGAATCAGGGTCAGGCAATGAATTGTAGCGGTATAAGACTACAACCACAGATGGAAACCAATCAGGAACTGCAATTGAAGGCATCTCGCGAT GTTGCGATGGCAATGGCTGCCAAAGCAAAGCTTCTTCTTCGAGAGTTGAAAACTGTCAAGGCAGATTTAGCTTTTGCTAAAGAGCGATGTGCTCAGCTGGAGGAAGAAAATAGATTTCTTCGTGAGAACCGTCAACAAGGGGACAGCCCAGAAGATGATGATTTG GTGCGGCTACAGCTTGAAACCCTGTTGGCGGAAAAGGCTCGATTGGCACATGAGAACTCTATCTATGCTCGCGAGAATCGGTTCCTAAGGGAGGTTGTCGAATACCACCAGCTAACCATGCAGGACGTTGTGTACTTAGATGAGGGCACCGAGGAAGTTACTGAAGTTTATCCCATCAAGGTGGTATCCAATACGCCTTCCATCCCCTCTACACTGCTGTCCTCATCCTCTTCACTGCCTTCTAACGGTTCCCTACACACAAATCTGCAAAAGACTCGGGACATATTGCCATATGCCTCTACATCATCAGACTTTGCCGAAGGCTCCCAAAGTGCTGCCCCACCCAGTTCATGA
- the LOC120002858 gene encoding putative B3 domain-containing protein At5g58280 isoform X2, whose protein sequence is MAPDVVSEDNIYEEARRQRLHDNQKKFEELGVLKISKTLSNLTIPAKKSQPRQWKLKSQSTPTVEPRRSSRARNPVRSYSDDMAIDIPLLRKSNRSHSSSFSTRPLDEVKIASFEERKKALHAAEKIQSSLQSENPSFVKSMVRSHVYSCFWLGLPSQFCKEHLSNRGSEMVLEDENGNEYDAVYIGSRAGLSGGWRGFALEHKLDDGDALVFELVEPTRLKIYIVRVSSLLSQRHNMNIEEKERSTVAQKRSKRNANLASNAFEHEKDGNPSSYKLRLQSRAVSGGNSEDANLKNNVANMKLKGDAKLSVKAIEHKTDDISSAQKLQEILAQHSAVREGKPEGFNLKNTGDEIPGPQKQLQNEAVISCKRQKIGSSVKADSPSKEMRYVEDEDNPAFKPRKKPVPRLFRKKLS, encoded by the exons ATGGCACCCGACGTCGTTTCCGAGGACAACATTTACGAAGAGGCACGCAGGCAACGCCTCCATGACAATCAGAAGAAGTTTGAG GAGTTGGGGGTTTTAAAAATCTCAAAAACACTGTCTAACCTCACTATTCCTGCGAAGAAGTCTCAG CCACGACAATGGAAGCTCAAATCGCAAAGTACTCCAACTGTTGAACCAAGACGTTCTTCCCGCGCCCGCAATCCTGTTCGTTCATACTCTGATGAT ATGGCAATAGACATTCCACTTTTGCGGAAGAGTAATAGGTCTCATTCGTCATCATTCTCAACAAG GCCACTAGATGAAGTTAAAATTGCTTCATTTGAGGAACGCAAGAAGGCTCTCCATGCTGCGGAGAAGATCCAAAGTAGTCTACAATCAGAAAATCCATCTTTTGTCAAGTCCATGGTTCGCTCTCATGTTTATAGTTGTTTTTGGTTG GGGCTGCCTTCTCAGTTTTGCAAGGAACATCTATCCAACAGGGGATCAGAAATGGTTTTAGAGGATGAAAATGGCAATGAATATGATGCTGTCTACATTGGCAGCAGGGCTGGACTTAGTGGGGGCTGGAGAGGATTCGCATTGGAGCATAAACTAGATGATGGTGATGCCCTTGTATTTGAATTGGTTGAGCCAACAAGACTGAAG ATTTACATTGTTAGAGTATCATCCCTTTTAAGTCAGCGACACAACATGAATATCGAGGAGAAAGAACGTTCCACTGTTGCACAGAAAAGGTCAAAGAGGAATGCAAATCTTGcttcgaatgcttttgaacacgAGAAAGATGGCAATCCAAGTTCTTATAAGCTTCGGCTACAAAGCAGAGCAGTTAGTGGGGGAAATTCTGAGGATGCCAACCTAAAAAATAATGTTGCCAATATGAAGCTGAAAGGTGATGCAAAACTTTCTGTGAAAGCTATTGAACACAAGACTGATGACATTTCAAGTGCACAGAAGCTTCAGGAGATTCTGGCACAACATAGTGCAGTTAGGGAAGGAAAGCCTGAGGGTTTTAACCTGAAGAATACTGGTGATGAAATTCCAGGTCCTCAAAAGCAGCTACAGAACGAAGCAGTCATTTCATGTAAACGTCAAAAGATAGGCAGTTCAGTGAAAGCTGATAGTCCTTCGAAGGAGATGAGATatgttgaggatgaagataatcCAGCTTTCAAGCCAAGGAAAAAGCCTGTCCCAAGGCTATTCAGGAAGAAGTTATCGTAG